The following proteins come from a genomic window of Pyxidicoccus sp. MSG2:
- a CDS encoding siderophore ABC transporter substrate-binding protein yields MSTSGRRPFPLFAILGVVAVVAVIGVAVKLQQPSSRESAPVAEALSPEAAAKKATVTVQHAQGTSVVPLNPQRVIVFDLAALDILQALGVEVVGVAGDQFPLHLAPFADAKYPRMGTLFEPDYEAIHAARPDLIITGGRSSAKYASLARIAPTVDVPMGGVHYIDTVVANTQMLAHIFGKEEKARELVDGLRQSLAKLKETTASRGKGLVVLVTGGRVSAYGPGSRFGVLHEDFGVPVAAEGLNASLHGEAIGSEFIREKNPDWLFVIDRDASMGQQGGAKQVLDNELVRQTTAWTKGQVVYLDPLNAYLIGGGIQAVSRLRDQVAEAYSARAP; encoded by the coding sequence GTGAGCACATCAGGCAGGCGTCCGTTTCCCCTCTTCGCGATTCTCGGTGTCGTCGCCGTGGTGGCCGTCATCGGCGTGGCCGTGAAGCTTCAGCAGCCCTCCTCCAGGGAGTCCGCGCCGGTGGCGGAAGCCCTCTCGCCCGAAGCCGCGGCGAAGAAGGCGACCGTCACCGTCCAGCACGCGCAGGGGACGTCCGTCGTTCCACTCAATCCCCAGCGCGTCATCGTCTTCGACCTGGCGGCCCTGGACATCCTCCAGGCGCTGGGCGTGGAGGTGGTCGGCGTCGCGGGGGACCAGTTCCCCCTGCACCTGGCCCCGTTCGCCGACGCGAAGTACCCGCGCATGGGCACGCTCTTCGAGCCCGACTACGAGGCCATCCACGCCGCGCGCCCGGACCTCATCATCACCGGCGGCCGCTCCAGCGCGAAGTACGCGAGCCTCGCGCGCATCGCCCCCACGGTGGACGTGCCCATGGGCGGGGTGCACTACATCGACACCGTGGTCGCCAACACGCAGATGCTGGCGCACATCTTCGGCAAGGAAGAGAAGGCTCGCGAGCTCGTGGACGGGCTGCGCCAGTCCCTCGCGAAGCTGAAGGAGACGACGGCCAGCCGCGGCAAGGGCCTGGTGGTCCTCGTCACGGGCGGCCGCGTCAGCGCCTATGGCCCGGGCTCGCGCTTCGGCGTCCTGCACGAGGACTTCGGCGTGCCCGTGGCCGCCGAGGGGCTCAACGCGTCGCTGCACGGCGAGGCCATCGGCTCGGAGTTCATCCGGGAGAAGAACCCGGACTGGCTGTTCGTGATTGACCGCGACGCGAGCATGGGCCAGCAGGGTGGGGCGAAGCAGGTGCTCGACAACGAGCTGGTGCGCCAGACGACGGCCTGGACCAAGGGACAGGTCGTCTACCTGGACCCGCTGAACGCCTACCTCATCGGCGGTGGCATCCAGGCGGTGAGCCGCCTGCGAGACCAGGTGGCGGAAGCCTATTCCGCACGGGCCCCCTGA
- a CDS encoding ABC transporter ATP-binding protein has protein sequence MIEARNVTKRYGDTLVVDDVTLRLPVGGITSIIGPNGAGKSTLLSMVSRVLPMSSGTVLVDGLDVRTTPGDVLARRLAILRQDNHLTSRLTVRELVTFGRYPHSKGRPTVQDREHVERAIHHMGLDALAERFLDELSGGQRQRAFVAMVLCQDTDYVLLDEPLNGLDLKHSVAMMKQLRTAVDTLEKSIVMVLHDLNFASCYSDHLIAMRDGKVTFQGRPEQIMRPEVLRAVYDLDISIQRIDGDWIATHYR, from the coding sequence ATGATCGAGGCGAGGAACGTCACCAAGCGCTACGGCGATACGCTCGTCGTCGACGACGTCACCCTGCGGCTGCCCGTCGGGGGAATCACTTCCATCATCGGGCCGAACGGCGCGGGCAAGTCGACGCTGCTGTCGATGGTCAGCCGGGTGCTGCCGATGTCGTCGGGCACCGTGTTGGTGGATGGGCTGGATGTCCGCACCACGCCGGGGGACGTGCTCGCCCGCAGGCTGGCCATCCTGCGGCAGGACAACCACCTGACGTCGCGGCTCACCGTGCGGGAGCTGGTGACGTTCGGCCGCTACCCGCACTCCAAGGGGCGGCCCACGGTGCAGGACCGCGAGCACGTGGAGCGGGCCATCCACCACATGGGCCTGGATGCGCTCGCCGAGCGCTTCCTGGACGAGCTGTCCGGCGGCCAGCGCCAGCGCGCCTTCGTGGCCATGGTGCTCTGCCAGGACACGGATTACGTCCTGCTGGACGAGCCGCTCAATGGCCTGGACCTGAAGCACTCGGTGGCGATGATGAAGCAGCTGCGCACCGCGGTCGACACGCTCGAGAAGAGCATCGTCATGGTGCTGCACGACCTGAACTTCGCGTCCTGCTACTCGGACCACCTCATCGCGATGCGCGATGGCAAGGTCACCTTCCAGGGACGCCCCGAGCAAATCATGCGGCCGGAGGTTCTGCGGGCCGTGTATGACCTGGACATCTCCATCCAGCGCATCGACGGCGACTGGATTGCCACGCACTATCGCTGA
- a CDS encoding PDZ domain-containing protein, whose protein sequence is MDPLLATLLCASLALAFASVWQSGPPAIGGAGFGLKQAPDGRVLIDALAPGGPADLAGLRPGDWLIAVNGIPVASLSGTQLVDAIRGPVGSQLLLVYARGNAQPGQVVVTRAALGAPPGAQPLPFHPAPPHAPPPPGAAPRPLPFHPPAPDAPMRPSAPPPPGALRLLPRTLEDPAAGGRTALHFLVPEGWQAQGHIAWLHELSVLANLRLRLSDPRTGITVEWLPTMHFAYTNQLPGLAYPGQNWMGALFAPPESDPARFVEGFWAPQALSHLRGRPPVARQDFPRLAQLAIAKDPGWQAQTVRLRYTFDMQGQPWEEDVAFTLAYAPMAGGMAMWNVQSATTCRAPRGELDRNAALLEAVRQNAHFTPEWLATYSVVRQLFRQGLAQQMADTAAFGRALQQYNAHIQQLGQQLHEERMHSFDRIAESQREYLAGVETFTNPYTQQGMYLPAGYTEQWMNARGEVVLSPSPGFNPNAGDTTHWLKLERRDPMRS, encoded by the coding sequence ATGGATCCGCTGCTCGCAACACTGCTCTGCGCTTCACTGGCGCTCGCCTTCGCCTCCGTGTGGCAATCGGGGCCGCCAGCCATCGGAGGCGCGGGGTTCGGACTGAAACAGGCGCCTGACGGACGCGTCCTCATCGACGCACTCGCGCCAGGGGGCCCTGCCGACCTCGCGGGCCTCCGCCCCGGTGACTGGCTCATCGCCGTCAATGGCATCCCCGTCGCCAGCTTGAGTGGCACCCAGCTCGTGGATGCCATCCGCGGCCCCGTGGGCTCACAACTCCTGCTGGTCTACGCACGCGGGAATGCCCAGCCTGGCCAGGTCGTGGTGACTCGCGCGGCACTCGGCGCACCGCCCGGCGCTCAGCCCCTCCCGTTCCATCCGGCTCCGCCCCACGCGCCACCCCCGCCTGGAGCCGCGCCCCGACCCCTGCCCTTCCATCCCCCCGCGCCAGACGCGCCGATGCGGCCTTCGGCTCCGCCCCCTCCCGGCGCGCTGCGGCTCCTGCCCAGGACTCTCGAGGACCCCGCCGCTGGTGGCCGCACCGCCCTGCACTTCCTCGTCCCCGAGGGGTGGCAGGCCCAGGGCCACATCGCGTGGCTGCACGAGCTCAGCGTCCTGGCCAACCTGCGCCTGCGCCTGTCGGACCCTCGCACCGGCATCACCGTCGAGTGGCTGCCGACCATGCACTTCGCCTACACGAACCAGCTCCCGGGGCTCGCGTACCCCGGTCAGAACTGGATGGGCGCCCTCTTCGCTCCGCCCGAGTCGGACCCCGCGCGCTTCGTCGAGGGCTTCTGGGCGCCCCAGGCTCTGTCACACCTGCGAGGCCGCCCGCCCGTCGCGCGTCAGGACTTCCCGCGCCTGGCGCAGCTCGCCATCGCGAAGGACCCGGGTTGGCAGGCCCAGACGGTGCGCCTGCGCTACACCTTCGACATGCAAGGACAGCCGTGGGAGGAGGACGTCGCCTTCACGCTCGCATATGCGCCCATGGCGGGAGGCATGGCGATGTGGAACGTGCAGTCCGCCACCACCTGCCGCGCGCCCCGCGGCGAGCTGGACCGCAACGCCGCCCTCCTCGAGGCCGTGCGCCAGAACGCGCACTTCACGCCGGAGTGGCTCGCCACCTACTCCGTCGTCCGCCAGCTCTTCCGCCAGGGCCTCGCCCAGCAGATGGCGGACACCGCCGCCTTCGGCCGGGCCCTCCAGCAATACAACGCCCACATCCAGCAGCTCGGCCAGCAACTGCACGAGGAGCGCATGCACTCCTTCGACCGCATCGCCGAGAGCCAGCGCGAGTACCTCGCGGGCGTGGAGACCTTCACCAATCCCTACACCCAGCAAGGCATGTACCTGCCCGCCGGATACACCGAGCAGTGGATGAACGCCCGGGGCGAGGTCGTCCTCTCCCCCTCCCCGGGCTTCAATCCCAACGCGGGCGATACCACCCACTGGCTCAAGCTGGAGCGCCGGGACCCGATGCGCTCCTGA
- a CDS encoding LysR family transcriptional regulator: MIPPADMMLFAAVVREESFTRAARKLGITKQTISERISKLEERLGVRLLERTTRRLRVTGPGATYYERCAAIAEQIDEANSEVQQRQAEPVGLLRVSSPVLYGRRYLMPVISKYLARHPQARVELVLADRRIHLIEEGLDVAIHIGPLDDSSLVARKLGEGAIHFVASPRFLAKYGTPSARELRSARCIGFNAFETWKAEGVESRIDPVLTVNDLELACEAAIAGVGIARVPAILCRDAVRDGRLKVLFGPKPAAMRAIHVVYPSRMNLPAKVRLFVDALATLAEPALPLRGGSRLTASAPRSVGLAKPRR, encoded by the coding sequence ATGATTCCACCCGCCGACATGATGTTGTTCGCCGCGGTCGTTCGTGAGGAGAGCTTCACCCGGGCCGCGCGCAAGCTCGGCATCACCAAGCAGACCATCAGCGAGCGCATCAGCAAGTTGGAGGAGCGGCTCGGGGTGCGGCTCCTGGAGCGAACCACGCGGCGCCTGCGGGTCACCGGGCCCGGAGCGACGTACTACGAGCGCTGCGCCGCCATCGCCGAGCAGATCGACGAGGCCAACAGTGAAGTGCAACAGCGGCAGGCGGAGCCCGTCGGCCTGCTGCGAGTCTCCTCGCCGGTGCTCTACGGGCGGCGCTACCTGATGCCGGTGATTTCGAAGTACCTCGCCCGCCATCCCCAGGCGCGCGTGGAGCTGGTGCTGGCGGACCGCCGTATCCACCTCATTGAAGAGGGGCTGGATGTCGCGATTCACATCGGCCCGCTCGACGACTCGTCGCTCGTGGCGCGAAAGCTCGGCGAGGGTGCGATCCATTTCGTGGCGAGCCCCCGCTTCCTGGCGAAGTACGGCACACCGAGCGCCCGGGAGCTCCGCTCCGCGCGCTGCATTGGCTTCAATGCGTTCGAGACGTGGAAGGCGGAGGGGGTGGAGTCTCGAATCGATCCGGTCCTGACGGTGAATGACCTCGAGCTCGCATGCGAGGCGGCCATCGCCGGGGTCGGCATTGCGCGCGTCCCGGCCATCCTCTGTCGGGATGCAGTCCGTGACGGCCGGCTGAAGGTCCTCTTCGGTCCGAAGCCCGCGGCGATGCGGGCCATTCACGTCGTCTACCCGAGCCGGATGAATCTTCCGGCAAAGGTCCGGCTCTTCGTGGATGCATTGGCAACGCTGGCCGAGCCGGCGCTGCCGCTGCGCGGCGGGTCGCGGCTGACGGCCTCCGCACCGCGCTCCGTAGGACTCGCGAAACCCCGCAGGTGA
- a CDS encoding serine/threonine protein kinase has product MESEYLNPTSRPPGTVIGRWRLLEQCGLGTYGVVYRAESLEETPGVVAFKLALHPGNARFVREAELLSRVHHPAVPRLFDHGQWQQRDGASHAWLVMEWVEGVPLYDWAVAQRPSSRQVLLLLARLARALDATHSAGGLHRDVKGENVRVRRADGQPFLMDFGSGHHLGASTLTYQLFPPDTPVYRAPEAWRFVLLRSGKPPPAAYAPGPADDVFALGVTAYRLVTGKYPPATYPRAEDAWLWHPEKLALWTASTSNARCVPELSALVSRMLSPQLEARGSAKEVAEALDQAARKAGPEADVPLFTGEEARPAGLFPPLQRVTVQPPHRVARRPRFVAASFGASLALGAGVLLSTWSIEPFEKTHVAEREEAKDGGAVAVGDVALTAPVASERAPSMWSSIRAELPPKPFPAQRRPDGEGRCPGKELVAINGGCWVKLSVDLKACGAADGFAYRGACYVPIMALPRPSTSGPTDRDDAP; this is encoded by the coding sequence ATGGAGTCCGAATACCTCAATCCGACAAGCCGGCCCCCGGGGACGGTCATCGGCCGCTGGCGACTGCTGGAGCAGTGCGGCCTGGGCACCTATGGCGTTGTCTACCGGGCCGAGAGCCTGGAGGAAACTCCGGGCGTCGTGGCCTTCAAGCTGGCCCTGCACCCCGGCAATGCCCGCTTCGTACGTGAGGCCGAGCTGCTCTCCCGCGTCCACCATCCCGCTGTTCCGCGTCTCTTCGACCACGGACAGTGGCAGCAACGCGACGGCGCGTCCCACGCCTGGCTCGTCATGGAATGGGTCGAGGGCGTGCCGCTCTATGACTGGGCCGTGGCGCAGCGCCCGTCGTCACGGCAGGTGCTCCTCCTCCTTGCCCGGTTGGCGCGGGCACTGGACGCCACTCATTCGGCCGGAGGCCTCCACCGGGATGTGAAGGGTGAAAACGTCCGGGTGCGACGTGCGGACGGACAGCCCTTCCTCATGGACTTCGGCTCGGGGCACCACCTGGGCGCTTCCACGCTGACGTATCAGCTGTTTCCTCCCGACACTCCCGTCTACCGCGCTCCCGAGGCCTGGCGCTTCGTGCTGCTGCGCTCCGGCAAGCCTCCCCCCGCCGCCTATGCGCCCGGCCCCGCCGATGACGTCTTCGCCCTGGGTGTCACGGCCTACCGGCTCGTCACCGGCAAGTACCCTCCCGCGACGTATCCGCGTGCCGAAGACGCCTGGCTCTGGCACCCGGAGAAGCTGGCGCTCTGGACTGCCAGCACGAGCAACGCCCGCTGTGTTCCGGAGCTGAGCGCCCTGGTGTCCCGGATGCTCTCGCCTCAACTGGAGGCGCGGGGCAGTGCGAAGGAGGTGGCCGAAGCGCTGGATCAGGCCGCACGGAAGGCGGGGCCTGAAGCGGACGTGCCTCTCTTCACCGGGGAGGAGGCGAGGCCCGCGGGCCTCTTTCCTCCGCTCCAGCGCGTCACGGTGCAGCCACCTCATCGCGTGGCGAGGCGGCCACGGTTCGTGGCGGCCAGCTTCGGTGCATCCCTGGCCCTTGGCGCGGGAGTGTTGTTGAGCACGTGGTCCATCGAGCCGTTCGAGAAGACACACGTCGCGGAGAGGGAAGAGGCGAAGGATGGAGGCGCGGTCGCCGTCGGAGACGTCGCGCTGACGGCACCCGTCGCTTCCGAGCGCGCACCCTCCATGTGGTCGTCCATCCGGGCTGAGTTGCCGCCGAAGCCCTTCCCAGCTCAGCGCAGACCCGATGGTGAAGGCCGATGCCCTGGTAAGGAACTGGTCGCAATCAACGGCGGCTGCTGGGTGAAGTTGTCTGTGGATTTGAAGGCATGCGGAGCCGCGGACGGCTTTGCGTACAGGGGCGCGTGCTACGTCCCTATCATGGCACTGCCACGCCCTTCCACCTCAGGACCCACGGATCGCGACGACGCTCCATAG
- a CDS encoding RCC1-like domain-containing protein has protein sequence MSARNHAVSSVVRAVWLVCVVAGFSCGDGEPLPGTEEGRTQQWRLAAQGTLAVESHNLVLKPDGSVWSWGINYGGDLGDGTTTHRGTPAQVPGLTGVTAVAVGSGYSLARRADGTAWVWGYNTYGQLGDGTTTGRLSPKQVPGLTGVAALAGSFSHSLALKSDGTVWAWGRNTEGQLGDGTTTQRLTPAQVPGLSLATAVSGGYAFSVALRADGTVWAWGDNTYGQLGNGTTTSRLTPAQVPGLTGVVVLNAGHSHVMAVKSDGTAWVWGDNLYGVLGLGDATMSRRLTPTQIPGLTGVAFMDSGEHYSVALKTDGTVWAWGSNSYGLMGDGTGGIKLTPTQVSGLTNVTALGVGRYHSLVLKQDGTAWAWGRHDTLEYGNLGAAEAAYPSATQFTGAQRAVGGLYHSLVLKTDGTVWSSGNNSSGQLGDGTVTRQVTPTQVPGLTGVADVSTGRSHSLAVKTDGTVWAWGDNAQGQLGDGSTTASPVPIQVAGLTGVRAVAVGSGFSLALKTDGTLWAWGANSQGQVGDGTGISRSTPVQVSGLTGVTAVATAPGASHALALRSDGSVWAWGSNSYGQLGNGTTTQRLAPVRVTSLTGAVALAAGPDHSLAVKTGGTVWAWGDNAYGQLGDGTVTRRLLPVQVPGVAGATALAAGERYSLALISDGTLSAWGINTYGQLGDATRTTRVTAVKVPGFPGVVALSAGHYHSLAVRANGTVYAWGLNLYGQFGNGKSGFSPTPLQLW, from the coding sequence ATGAGCGCAAGGAATCACGCCGTGTCCTCTGTCGTCAGGGCCGTCTGGCTGGTGTGCGTGGTGGCGGGGTTCAGCTGTGGGGACGGGGAGCCGCTCCCGGGCACGGAGGAGGGACGGACGCAGCAGTGGAGACTGGCGGCGCAGGGCACGCTCGCGGTGGAGTCCCACAACCTGGTGTTGAAGCCGGACGGGTCGGTGTGGTCCTGGGGCATCAACTATGGAGGAGACCTCGGGGATGGGACGACCACCCACCGGGGGACGCCCGCGCAGGTGCCGGGCCTCACCGGCGTGACGGCGGTGGCGGTGGGCAGCGGCTACTCGCTCGCGCGGAGAGCGGATGGCACCGCGTGGGTGTGGGGCTACAACACCTACGGGCAGTTGGGTGATGGCACGACCACCGGGCGGCTTTCGCCCAAGCAGGTGCCGGGCCTCACCGGCGTGGCGGCCCTGGCGGGGAGCTTCAGTCACTCGCTGGCGCTGAAGTCGGACGGCACCGTCTGGGCCTGGGGGCGCAATACCGAGGGGCAGCTCGGGGATGGGACGACCACCCAGCGGCTGACGCCCGCGCAGGTGCCGGGCCTGTCCCTGGCGACGGCCGTGTCGGGAGGCTATGCCTTCTCGGTGGCGCTGAGGGCGGACGGCACCGTCTGGGCCTGGGGCGACAACACGTACGGGCAGCTGGGGAATGGGACGACCACGAGCCGGCTGACGCCCGCGCAGGTGCCGGGTCTCACCGGCGTGGTGGTCTTGAATGCAGGTCACTCCCACGTCATGGCGGTGAAGTCGGATGGCACCGCCTGGGTCTGGGGTGACAACCTGTACGGCGTGCTCGGGCTCGGGGATGCGACGATGAGCCGGCGGCTGACGCCCACGCAGATTCCCGGCCTCACCGGCGTCGCGTTCATGGACTCGGGCGAACACTATTCGGTGGCGTTGAAGACGGACGGCACCGTCTGGGCCTGGGGCAGCAACTCCTATGGGCTGATGGGAGATGGGACCGGCGGCATCAAGCTGACGCCCACGCAGGTGTCGGGCCTCACCAACGTGACGGCCCTGGGGGTGGGCCGCTATCACTCACTGGTGCTGAAGCAGGACGGCACCGCCTGGGCCTGGGGCCGTCACGACACGTTGGAGTACGGGAACCTGGGCGCCGCCGAGGCTGCGTACCCCTCCGCCACCCAGTTCACCGGCGCCCAGCGGGCCGTGGGAGGCCTGTATCACTCGCTGGTGTTGAAGACGGACGGCACCGTCTGGAGCTCCGGGAACAACAGCTCGGGGCAGCTGGGAGATGGAACCGTCACGCGGCAGGTGACGCCCACCCAGGTCCCCGGGCTCACGGGTGTCGCCGACGTGTCGACGGGGAGATCCCACTCGCTGGCGGTGAAGACGGACGGCACCGTCTGGGCCTGGGGCGACAATGCCCAGGGGCAGCTGGGCGATGGGAGCACCACCGCGAGCCCGGTTCCCATCCAGGTGGCGGGGCTCACCGGCGTGAGGGCCGTGGCCGTGGGCAGCGGCTTCTCGCTGGCGCTGAAGACGGACGGCACCCTCTGGGCCTGGGGCGCCAACTCGCAGGGCCAGGTGGGGGATGGAACGGGCATCTCCCGGTCGACGCCCGTCCAGGTGTCCGGCCTCACCGGAGTGACGGCCGTGGCGACGGCCCCCGGCGCATCCCACGCGCTGGCGCTGAGGTCGGACGGCAGCGTCTGGGCCTGGGGCTCCAACAGCTATGGCCAGCTGGGAAATGGGACGACCACCCAGCGGCTGGCGCCGGTCCGGGTGACGAGCCTCACCGGCGCGGTGGCCCTGGCGGCGGGCCCCGACCACTCGCTGGCGGTGAAGACGGGGGGCACCGTGTGGGCCTGGGGCGACAATGCCTATGGCCAGCTGGGGGACGGGACGGTGACCCGGCGACTGCTGCCCGTCCAGGTGCCAGGCGTCGCCGGGGCGACGGCCCTGGCGGCGGGCGAGCGCTACTCGTTGGCCCTGATATCGGATGGCACCCTCTCGGCCTGGGGCATCAATACCTATGGCCAGTTGGGGGACGCGACGCGGACCACCCGCGTGACGGCGGTCAAGGTGCCGGGCTTCCCCGGCGTGGTGGCCCTGTCCGCGGGCCACTATCACTCGCTGGCGGTGCGGGCGAATGGCACCGTCTACGCCTGGGGCTTGAACCTCTACGGACAGTTTGGAAACGGCAAGTCGGGATTCTCCCCGACGCCGCTCCAGCTCTGGTGA
- a CDS encoding iron chelate uptake ABC transporter family permease subunit, which translates to MSAESVAVARRPERTLFILGCTTMACALLFLLFDASGQWDFVLPFRGRKLATALLVGYAIAVSTVLFQTVSGNRVLTPAILGFDNLYVFIQTCLLYFLGSGTVASLDPRLLFGAEILIMVAFSAVLYWGLFGGGGRSLHLVLLTGVVLGVLFRSLASFLQRLIDPNEFIFLQDRFFASFNNPDQELLLVSFLLTLGVSIVGFRMLETFDVLVLGREMSVNLGVDHQRTAAIILVLVAILVSVSSALVGPVTFFGLLVSNLAHALVRTYRHALVLPAAALVAGVCLVAGQFILEQVFAFNTNPRVIIEFVGGLVFISMLMRKAPV; encoded by the coding sequence GTGTCGGCTGAGAGCGTCGCGGTGGCGCGGCGCCCCGAGCGCACGCTGTTCATCCTCGGCTGCACGACGATGGCCTGCGCCCTGCTGTTCCTGCTGTTCGACGCGAGCGGCCAGTGGGACTTCGTCCTGCCCTTCCGTGGGCGGAAGCTGGCGACGGCGCTGTTGGTGGGCTACGCCATCGCCGTCTCCACGGTGCTGTTCCAGACGGTGTCGGGCAACCGCGTGCTGACGCCCGCCATCCTGGGGTTCGACAACCTCTACGTCTTCATCCAGACGTGCCTGCTCTACTTCCTGGGCTCCGGCACGGTGGCGAGCCTGGACCCCCGGCTGCTGTTCGGCGCCGAAATCCTCATCATGGTGGCCTTCTCGGCAGTCCTGTACTGGGGGCTCTTCGGTGGGGGAGGGCGCAGCCTGCACCTGGTGCTGCTGACGGGCGTGGTGCTGGGCGTGCTCTTCCGCAGCCTCGCGTCCTTCCTCCAGCGCCTCATCGACCCCAACGAGTTCATCTTCCTCCAGGACCGGTTCTTCGCGAGCTTCAACAACCCGGACCAGGAGCTGTTGCTCGTCTCGTTCCTGCTGACGCTGGGCGTGTCCATCGTGGGGTTCCGGATGCTCGAGACCTTCGATGTCCTGGTGCTGGGCCGGGAGATGTCCGTCAACCTGGGTGTGGACCACCAGCGCACGGCGGCCATCATCCTGGTGCTGGTGGCCATCCTCGTCTCGGTGTCCAGCGCGCTGGTGGGGCCGGTGACCTTCTTCGGCCTCCTGGTCTCCAACCTGGCTCATGCGCTGGTGCGCACGTACCGGCACGCGCTCGTCCTGCCCGCCGCCGCGCTCGTCGCCGGGGTGTGCCTGGTCGCCGGGCAGTTCATCCTGGAGCAGGTCTTCGCTTTCAACACCAACCCCCGCGTCATCATCGAGTTCGTGGGCGGGCTGGTGTTCATCTCGATGCTCATGAGGAAGGCGCCGGTATGA
- a CDS encoding ABC transporter permease, translating to MRLLVAVIVIVLLALGSLLIGVSNVSWHSLFSPSADEQALQVLVISRIPRMLAVMLVGTSLGVAGLILQMLVRNRFVDPATAGSAESASLGLLAATLLAPQLPVLGKMLVAAVFALAGTALFLLILRRIPLRSVLIVPLVGLVLGSVFDSITTFYAYRMDLLQSVNAWKTGDFSNVLRGRYELLWVTLGLTCCAYVAADRFTVAGMGEAFTTNLGMNYSRIMALGLVIVSLVTAMVVVTVGMVPFLGLLVPNLVSLFTGDNARRSIPWVAVGGAGFVLLCDILGRVVRFPYEIPGATIAGVVGSVLFLYFLLRRDARVG from the coding sequence ATGCGCCTCCTCGTCGCCGTCATCGTCATCGTGCTGCTGGCGCTGGGCAGTCTGCTCATCGGCGTCAGCAACGTGTCGTGGCACTCGCTCTTCTCTCCGAGCGCTGACGAGCAGGCCCTCCAGGTCCTGGTCATCAGCCGGATTCCCCGGATGCTGGCCGTCATGCTGGTGGGCACGTCCCTGGGCGTGGCGGGGCTCATCCTGCAGATGCTCGTGCGCAACCGCTTCGTGGACCCGGCGACGGCGGGGTCCGCGGAGTCCGCGAGCCTGGGCCTCCTGGCCGCCACCCTCCTGGCCCCTCAGCTTCCCGTGCTCGGGAAGATGCTCGTGGCGGCCGTCTTCGCCCTGGCGGGCACCGCCCTGTTCCTGCTCATCCTGCGCCGCATCCCGCTGCGCTCGGTCCTCATCGTTCCCCTGGTGGGACTGGTGCTGGGCAGCGTCTTCGACTCCATCACGACCTTCTACGCCTACCGGATGGACCTGCTTCAGTCCGTCAACGCCTGGAAGACGGGCGACTTCTCCAACGTCCTGCGAGGGCGCTACGAGCTGCTCTGGGTGACGCTGGGGCTGACGTGCTGCGCCTATGTCGCGGCGGACCGCTTCACCGTGGCGGGCATGGGGGAGGCCTTCACCACCAACCTGGGCATGAACTACTCGCGCATCATGGCGCTCGGGCTGGTCATCGTCTCCCTGGTCACCGCCATGGTGGTCGTCACCGTGGGCATGGTCCCCTTCCTCGGGCTGCTGGTCCCCAACCTCGTCAGCCTGTTCACGGGCGACAACGCGCGCCGGTCCATTCCGTGGGTGGCGGTCGGCGGCGCGGGCTTCGTGCTGCTGTGTGACATCCTCGGCCGCGTGGTGCGCTTCCCCTACGAAATTCCGGGGGCGACCATCGCCGGCGTCGTCGGCAGTGTGCTCTTCCTCTATTTCCTCTTGCGGAGGGACGCCCGTGTCGGCTGA
- a CDS encoding glutathione S-transferase family protein, whose amino-acid sequence MKLYFAPRTRAVRARWLLEELGVHYELVRLDLARQENSTPEYLAVHPLGEVPALVDGDVTLLESLSICLHLADRFPEKHLAPPVGSAERGPYYRWMVFAEMSLDSVVMEFYWHARAAEEKQASAHSDEALAKHRARLGAVLEVIHVGLDGREFLVGGAFTAADVVMASILHLANTLRLLDGHPRLVEYVKRHSQRPAVRKAVSG is encoded by the coding sequence ATGAAGCTCTACTTTGCCCCCCGGACCCGCGCGGTCCGTGCCCGCTGGCTGCTGGAGGAGCTTGGCGTGCACTACGAGCTGGTCAGGCTCGACCTCGCACGACAGGAGAACAGCACCCCCGAATACCTGGCGGTGCACCCGCTGGGTGAAGTCCCCGCCCTGGTGGATGGGGACGTCACGTTGCTCGAGTCACTGTCCATCTGCCTCCATCTGGCCGACCGGTTCCCGGAGAAGCACCTGGCGCCGCCGGTGGGCTCCGCGGAGCGAGGTCCCTATTACCGGTGGATGGTCTTCGCGGAGATGAGCCTCGATTCCGTGGTGATGGAGTTCTACTGGCATGCGCGGGCGGCAGAGGAGAAGCAGGCCTCCGCGCACTCGGATGAAGCGCTGGCGAAACACAGGGCTCGCCTCGGGGCCGTGCTCGAAGTCATCCACGTGGGCCTCGACGGCCGGGAGTTCCTCGTGGGAGGCGCATTCACCGCCGCCGATGTGGTGATGGCGTCCATCCTCCACCTGGCGAACACGCTCAGGCTGCTCGATGGACACCCGAGGCTGGTGGAGTACGTCAAGCGCCACTCGCAACGCCCGGCGGTGCGGAAGGCCGTCTCGGGGTGA